The Carnobacterium mobile DSM 4848 genome includes a window with the following:
- a CDS encoding thiamine pyrophosphate-dependent dehydrogenase E1 component subunit alpha, translated as MKRGLPNRAGLEQEDFENIYRTMWEIRYFDEQVEELFAAGKIHGTTHLSIGQEATAAGSGYLLKPTDYITTTHRGHGNTIAKGTDMAAMMGELFGKKGGTNQGKGGSMHIADNKNGNLGSNGIVGGGYPIAVGAALTAHMQKTDHVVVCYAGDGSTNEGSFHEALNLAAIWQLPVIFFIENNQYGMSSAIHQMTAISHLSKRAESYGFEGKTIDGNNWLEVIDATHAAIEKARKGEGPTLIEAVTYRFRGHSKSDQREYRTKEEETAWYAKDPIIVAEQQLLAANLATQSDLNKWKQESLLKVQQAIQIAEQMEDASLADLETNVYADEEE; from the coding sequence ATGAAGCGAGGCTTGCCGAATCGTGCTGGTTTAGAACAGGAAGATTTCGAAAATATATACCGGACAATGTGGGAAATCCGCTATTTTGATGAACAAGTAGAAGAGTTGTTTGCAGCTGGAAAGATACATGGCACGACTCATTTATCCATCGGCCAAGAAGCGACTGCTGCCGGCAGCGGGTATTTATTGAAACCGACTGATTACATTACCACCACTCACCGAGGACACGGCAACACGATCGCTAAAGGAACCGATATGGCAGCTATGATGGGCGAGTTGTTTGGGAAAAAAGGCGGAACCAATCAAGGAAAAGGCGGCAGCATGCACATTGCAGACAATAAAAATGGGAATTTAGGGTCGAACGGAATTGTCGGCGGCGGCTATCCGATCGCTGTAGGGGCCGCTTTAACAGCTCATATGCAGAAAACTGATCATGTTGTAGTGTGTTATGCAGGAGACGGTTCGACCAATGAAGGAAGTTTTCATGAAGCACTAAACTTAGCGGCCATTTGGCAATTGCCGGTTATTTTTTTTATTGAAAACAACCAATATGGCATGAGCAGTGCGATTCACCAGATGACTGCTATTTCTCACTTGTCCAAACGGGCGGAAAGCTATGGATTTGAAGGGAAAACAATTGACGGCAATAATTGGCTTGAAGTTATAGACGCTACTCATGCGGCAATTGAAAAAGCTCGAAAAGGCGAAGGCCCGACATTGATAGAAGCGGTGACCTATCGTTTCAGGGGCCATTCAAAGTCAGACCAGCGTGAATACCGGACAAAAGAAGAAGAAACTGCCTGGTATGCAAAAGACCCGATTATAGTAGCAGAGCAGCAATTGTTAGCCGCAAATTTGGCAACCCAATCAGATTTGAATAAATGGAAACAAGAAAGCTTGCTGAAGGTACAACAAGCAATTCAAATTGCTGAGCAAATGGAAGATGCCTCACTGGCAGACTTGGAAACAAATGTATACGCCGATGAGGAGGAGTAA